The genomic region tttatgtatacctctttctttactttaatagatgcaataattaagtcttttttccttaGCGATGtatactcatttaccgacgacttggacttacaacgggctctctgaccagtatgcatacctaaataatgtatattagagctgatttcctgtattctgtttattacaatatacagtacactactgtataaacatttaaaaatacgtatactaaaaatgttataaatggtgcaaaggtgacattaaaacagtatcaaagatggttaATACaagcccactaccattatagtatgctccttgtttagtgacgaattcgtttactaacattgtcttaggaatggaactctgttgttaagtgaggagagactgtattcAGTATTTTATTCTATTATTACTATGATGTAGCCAAATTTTTTAGTTAATAAGTTTCATAgtttaatgtattattattattataatcaagggggaagcactaaacccacagagttatacagcacctgtgggggatgGGGAAAGCATTCAGATTTAATTCAGGGAaatggaacacagatccaattccctagatcaagagcccctcaccagcatcaaggaaccttccttgaggggatagtttaatgtagacaagtactgtagtacaatttatgatacaaacatacatttttaGGTATGTAATAATGGTTTAACAGCTAAGGggtaataatatatttgggagagttgcttcaaAACTGGTTAGAGATTAGCATAGTGTGGGTATGGTTattattgagagatgagatgatttttaagtaTAGTCCTAAATTGATTTGTGGGCAGGGGACCTCTTGCTGGTTTGGGCaaagagttccagatcttcgggccctttatatgcattgcatttttgcatagtgtgagacaaACACAAGGGATGTCAAAAAGTGTTTTGTGCCTCGTGTTATGCCCGTGTGTTTTGTTGTAGCTGtctaggagaagtttgagtggagggtttatattggagtttaatgttctgtatacatAGTGGGCACAATAAtgtgtgtatattttgtatattaagtaagttcaaTCTCTTGAAGAATGGCAGGATGCGTTGTCTGGCAAAGGAGTGGTTTGTTTGCGGTCATGATATTGCGATTTTGTGAGCCACAGGTGTTCGTTAATATAGCATAAGATATACGGTATATTCTAAACCTAATAAGTCTGTTCAGTTTTTATTCATATTTGTTGCATCTCGGGCCATAGTGGCACTTAAATTGCATAATAGTCTTTTAAATGATTGCCTTTTTGTTTCTAGAATGGAATTTGCTGATTTAGATGAGGACCTGTTTGGAGAAGAGCGTCACCATTGCTCCATCGTTGAAACATACAGTGCTCGGGTTTGTGACCCTGGCTGGTTCATGGAAATTCAGGCTGATGAACTGGTCTCCTCTGAGGATAAATTAAGTGCCCAGAAATATAGTGCAGACTATCTGTTTCTTAAAAAAGAATACAATGCTGCAGTTAAAAAGTATGAGGAAGTTTTAAATATATTACTTCCATACCATACAGTTTGTAGAAGAGAATGTTTGGAAGGCTTAGTTAGGTGCCATATTAAGAAAGGAACTCCATATGAAGCTCTTCATTTTGCAGAGGAATTACATTCAACTTCAAAAAACAGTGATCAGACAACAGTAAGTTGCTCAGTTCTAGTGGATGTAAACTTGGCGGTAAGAAACTACAATGAGGCACTAAGAGCAGCTCAAATGCTTGTTACCATTCATCCTCTGAACTGTCATGTATGGATAAAACTTGCATATGTTTATGCGTGTATGTATGATATAATTTTGTCTAGTGTTGAGAAACTTGTGATTGCACACATTCCAAGTGAAACAGTAAAAATTGATCAGGAAACAGTTTCACTTTCTGTTAGCCAGATTTTACCAACAGATGACACAGAAGTTAGTGATGCACAGACTTTTATGAGTTTGAACAATACAGTTAACCAATCACAGAAACAAGGTAATGAAAATTTTGCTAATATGACCAAAAGTAAAAGTGCCAAATTGTCTTGGAAAGAAAAAGGTTTACAATTTGTTGCTACATGCCTTCTAAAATGTTATTACATTCTTAAGAAGACAGAAGGCACTGCATTGAACCTACATTTAGAGCATAATCTAATGTATCAAAAACTGTTGGTAAGTGACATGAAGACTTTACTTGATGAGGAGTCATTAAACCAGATTAGGATGCATGTGTGTGAGGAAACTCAGTCAGGTCAGAGTTCACCAGTACTAGATGATGGTAAAGAATTTGTGGATAGAGGGAGTTCAAAATTTAAATCTCATGACAATGAATTTGATGATGTATCTCCAACTCAAAGTAACTTTGAAGAGAAATGGTTTAGATggatcaaataaaaaaaaattatgcatctGTATGGTCAACCGAAACTCTGACTCATATCTGGATACAGGATTTAAATAAGTAAATGATGTATGTTTAATCAGTAAATATCACTATGTCCTGTATTGTCATAGCCAAAGCTTTCATTTTCCATATGCTAAAAACAAATATTAAGTGATGACAATGTTTGTTAAGAAAGGTAGTTGCAATAT from Cherax quadricarinatus isolate ZL_2023a unplaced genomic scaffold, ASM3850222v1 Contig3357, whole genome shotgun sequence harbors:
- the LOC138852011 gene encoding zinc fingers and homeoboxes protein 1-like isoform X1 — translated: MALSNIRMEFADLDEDLFGEERHHCSIVETYSARVCDPGWFMEIQADELVSSEDKLSAQKYSADYLFLKKEYNAAVKKYEEVLNILLPYHTVCRRECLEGLVRCHIKKGTPYEALHFAEELHSTSKNSDQTTVSCSVLVDVNLAVRNYNEALRAAQMLVTIHPLNCHVWIKLAYVYACMYDIILSSVEKLVIAHIPSETVKIDQETVSLSVSQILPTDDTEVSDAQTFMSLNNTVNQSQKQGNENFANMTKSKSAKLSWKEKGLQFVATCLLKCYYILKKTEGTALNLHLEHNLMYQKLLVSDMKTLLDEESLNQIRMHVCEETQSGQSSPVLDDGKEFVDRGSSKFKSHDNEFDDVSPTQSNFEEKWFRWIK
- the LOC138852011 gene encoding zinc fingers and homeoboxes protein 1-like isoform X2, translating into MSTGGRMEFADLDEDLFGEERHHCSIVETYSARVCDPGWFMEIQADELVSSEDKLSAQKYSADYLFLKKEYNAAVKKYEEVLNILLPYHTVCRRECLEGLVRCHIKKGTPYEALHFAEELHSTSKNSDQTTVSCSVLVDVNLAVRNYNEALRAAQMLVTIHPLNCHVWIKLAYVYACMYDIILSSVEKLVIAHIPSETVKIDQETVSLSVSQILPTDDTEVSDAQTFMSLNNTVNQSQKQGNENFANMTKSKSAKLSWKEKGLQFVATCLLKCYYILKKTEGTALNLHLEHNLMYQKLLVSDMKTLLDEESLNQIRMHVCEETQSGQSSPVLDDGKEFVDRGSSKFKSHDNEFDDVSPTQSNFEEKWFRWIK
- the LOC138852011 gene encoding zinc fingers and homeoboxes protein 1-like isoform X3; its protein translation is MEFADLDEDLFGEERHHCSIVETYSARVCDPGWFMEIQADELVSSEDKLSAQKYSADYLFLKKEYNAAVKKYEEVLNILLPYHTVCRRECLEGLVRCHIKKGTPYEALHFAEELHSTSKNSDQTTVSCSVLVDVNLAVRNYNEALRAAQMLVTIHPLNCHVWIKLAYVYACMYDIILSSVEKLVIAHIPSETVKIDQETVSLSVSQILPTDDTEVSDAQTFMSLNNTVNQSQKQGNENFANMTKSKSAKLSWKEKGLQFVATCLLKCYYILKKTEGTALNLHLEHNLMYQKLLVSDMKTLLDEESLNQIRMHVCEETQSGQSSPVLDDGKEFVDRGSSKFKSHDNEFDDVSPTQSNFEEKWFRWIK